A window of Clostridium botulinum BKT015925 contains these coding sequences:
- the iolE gene encoding myo-inosose-2 dehydratase, which produces MFNKDKVKLGIAPIAWTNDDLPELGKENTFEQCVSEMALAGFTGSEVGNKYPRDTKVLKKALELRGMEIASAWFSAFLTTKPLQETVDAFIEHRDFLHAMGAKVVVVAEQGHSIQGMMDKPVYDAKPYFTDEEWTKLAEGLNKLGQLAADKGMKVVYHHHMGTGVQTTTEIDKLMEMTDPNLVYLLFDTGHLVFSGEDAMAVLKKYVNRIKHVHLKDVRPEIVEKVKSEKLSFLQAVNAGAFTVPGDGCIDFEPLFKVLAENNYEGYLLVEAEQDPAKANPLEYAIKARKYIREKAGL; this is translated from the coding sequence ATGTTTAATAAAGATAAAGTTAAATTAGGAATAGCTCCAATTGCTTGGACAAATGATGATCTACCAGAACTAGGAAAAGAAAATACTTTTGAACAATGTGTTAGTGAAATGGCTCTTGCTGGATTTACAGGATCAGAAGTAGGTAACAAATATCCAAGAGATACTAAAGTTTTAAAGAAAGCTTTAGAATTAAGAGGAATGGAAATCGCTAGTGCTTGGTTTAGTGCTTTTTTAACAACTAAACCACTTCAAGAAACAGTAGATGCATTTATCGAACATAGAGATTTTTTACATGCTATGGGAGCAAAAGTAGTAGTTGTAGCAGAACAAGGACATAGTATACAAGGAATGATGGATAAACCAGTATATGATGCAAAACCATATTTTACTGATGAAGAATGGACAAAACTTGCAGAAGGTCTTAATAAATTAGGACAATTAGCTGCTGATAAGGGAATGAAAGTTGTATATCATCACCATATGGGAACAGGTGTACAAACTACAACTGAAATTGATAAATTAATGGAAATGACTGATCCAAATTTAGTTTATTTATTATTTGATACTGGACATCTTGTATTCTCAGGTGAAGATGCAATGGCAGTATTAAAGAAATATGTAAATAGAATCAAACATGTTCACTTAAAAGATGTAAGACCAGAAATTGTTGAAAAAGTTAAATCAGAAAAATTAAGCTTTTTACAAGCTGTTAATGCTGGAGCATTCACTGTACCAGGAGATGGATGCATAGATTTTGAACCATTGTTTAAAGTATTAGCTGAAAACAATTATGAAGGATATCTTTTAGTTGAAGCAGAACAAGATCCTGCAAAAGCTAATCCTTTAGAATATGCTATAAAAGCTAGAAAATATATAAGAGAAAAAGCTGGATTATAA
- a CDS encoding 5-deoxy-glucuronate isomerase, translating into MVEKIASLIKGYNVLTDMNGKHSNMLMDTGIYKMEKAQVEVALDNKKESAFLLLDGKVEIEWQGNKKEMERHSIFDEDPWCLHVPKNVEVKITAITDAEVLVQKTTNDKEFDCKFYAPEDCQSDIFGEGVWNDTARRVVRTVFDYSNAPYSNMVMGEVITYPGKWSSYIPHEHPQPEIYYYRFNKPQGFGCSVIGDDVFKITDNSVGAIPGGLVHPQTSAPGYAMYYCWMIRHLDNNPWTDRINAEEHKWLLEPNVKIWPEK; encoded by the coding sequence ATGGTTGAAAAGATAGCATCATTAATTAAAGGATATAATGTTCTAACAGATATGAACGGTAAACATAGCAACATGCTTATGGATACTGGAATATATAAAATGGAAAAAGCTCAAGTTGAAGTAGCTTTAGATAACAAAAAAGAAAGTGCATTTTTATTATTAGATGGTAAGGTTGAAATAGAGTGGCAAGGAAATAAAAAGGAAATGGAAAGACATTCAATATTCGATGAAGATCCATGGTGTTTACATGTTCCAAAGAATGTTGAAGTTAAGATAACAGCAATTACAGATGCTGAAGTATTAGTTCAAAAGACAACAAATGATAAAGAATTTGATTGTAAATTTTATGCACCAGAAGATTGCCAAAGTGACATCTTTGGAGAAGGTGTATGGAATGATACTGCAAGAAGAGTTGTTAGAACTGTATTTGACTACTCAAATGCCCCTTATTCAAATATGGTAATGGGTGAAGTTATAACTTATCCAGGAAAATGGTCAAGTTATATACCTCATGAACATCCACAACCAGAAATATATTACTACAGATTTAATAAACCTCAAGGATTTGGATGTTCTGTAATAGGAGACGATGTATTTAAAATAACTGATAATAGTGTGGGTGCAATTCCAGGTGGACTTGTTCATCCTCAAACATCTGCTCCGGGATATGCAATGTATTATTGCTGGATGATAAGACATTTAGATAACAATCCATGGACAGATAGAATAAATGCAGAAGAACACAAATGGCTATTAGAACCTAATGTTAAGATTTGGCCAGAGAAGTAG
- the iolD gene encoding 3D-(3,5/4)-trihydroxycyclohexane-1,2-dione acylhydrolase (decyclizing), producing the protein MKTIRLTVAQALVKFLNQQYIEFDGQQHKFIKGIFTIFGHGNVVGLGQALEQDPGDLEVHQGRNEQGMAHVATAFAKQMHRKQIYACTSSVGPGAANMVTSAATATANNIPVLILPGDTFATRQPDPVLQQVEQTHNLSITTNDAFKAVSKYWDRVVRPEQLMPAMINAMRVLTDEANTGAVTIALPQDVQGEAYDFPEYFFQKRVHRIERRPATNEAIKDAVELIKSKKKPIMVCGGGVRYSEAAEALKKFAEAFNIPFGETQAGKSAIEWDYEYNLGGIGTTGNLSANVIAKDADLVIGIGTRFTDFTTASKSLFKNEDVDFLTINVSEFHAYKLDAQARVVADAKVALDAIREELAKTGYKSAYTTEIKDAKDAWIKELDRLFNVKYTGEGFVPEIAGELDDVLPEFHKQMGSCLTQTQVLGELNKLIDDDSIVLGAAGSLPGDLQRVWCAKKPNTYHMEYGYSCMGYEVAGALGAKLAAPDREVYALVGDGSFMMLHSELVTSIQDRKKINVVLLDNAVFGCINNLQMGHGMGSFGTEFRFRNEKTGKLDGELVPINFAKVAEGYGVKTYSVKTVEELRNAIEDSKKQAVSTLIDIKVLPKTMTHGYESWWHVGVAEVSEKPSIQKAYTEKEQALKKARRY; encoded by the coding sequence ATGAAAACAATAAGATTAACTGTAGCTCAAGCTTTAGTTAAATTTCTTAATCAACAATATATAGAATTCGATGGACAACAACATAAATTTATTAAAGGTATATTTACTATATTCGGTCATGGTAATGTTGTAGGTCTTGGTCAAGCATTAGAACAAGATCCAGGAGATCTTGAAGTTCACCAAGGACGTAATGAACAAGGTATGGCACACGTTGCAACTGCATTTGCAAAACAAATGCATAGAAAACAAATTTATGCATGTACATCATCAGTTGGTCCAGGAGCTGCAAATATGGTTACATCAGCGGCAACAGCAACAGCAAATAACATTCCAGTTTTAATATTACCTGGAGATACATTTGCAACAAGACAACCAGATCCAGTACTACAACAAGTTGAACAAACTCACAACTTATCAATAACAACTAATGATGCATTTAAAGCTGTAAGTAAGTATTGGGATAGAGTAGTAAGACCAGAACAACTTATGCCAGCAATGATAAATGCAATGAGAGTATTAACAGATGAAGCTAACACTGGAGCTGTAACAATAGCATTACCTCAAGACGTTCAAGGAGAAGCTTATGATTTCCCAGAATATTTTTTCCAAAAACGTGTTCATAGAATAGAAAGAAGACCTGCAACTAACGAAGCAATTAAAGACGCAGTTGAATTAATAAAATCTAAAAAGAAACCAATAATGGTTTGCGGTGGTGGAGTAAGATATTCTGAGGCTGCTGAAGCATTAAAGAAATTTGCAGAAGCATTTAACATTCCATTTGGAGAAACTCAAGCAGGAAAAAGTGCTATAGAATGGGATTATGAATATAACCTAGGGGGAATCGGTACTACTGGTAACTTATCTGCGAATGTAATAGCTAAAGATGCTGATTTAGTAATAGGTATAGGAACAAGATTTACTGATTTCACTACAGCTTCAAAATCTTTATTCAAAAATGAAGATGTTGATTTCTTAACAATAAATGTATCAGAGTTCCACGCTTATAAATTAGATGCACAAGCAAGAGTTGTTGCAGATGCTAAAGTTGCATTAGATGCAATTAGAGAAGAACTAGCTAAAACTGGTTATAAATCAGCTTACACAACTGAAATTAAAGATGCAAAGGATGCATGGATAAAAGAATTAGATAGATTATTTAATGTTAAGTATACAGGAGAAGGATTTGTACCTGAAATAGCAGGAGAGCTTGATGATGTTTTACCAGAATTCCATAAACAAATGGGTTCTTGCTTAACTCAAACTCAAGTTTTAGGTGAATTAAACAAATTAATAGATGATGATTCAATAGTACTAGGAGCTGCAGGAAGTCTTCCAGGAGATCTTCAAAGGGTGTGGTGTGCTAAAAAGCCTAATACTTATCATATGGAATATGGATATTCTTGTATGGGATATGAAGTTGCAGGTGCATTAGGCGCAAAACTTGCTGCTCCAGATAGAGAAGTTTATGCATTAGTTGGAGATGGAAGCTTTATGATGTTACATTCTGAACTTGTAACAAGTATCCAAGATAGAAAGAAAATAAATGTAGTTCTTTTAGATAATGCTGTATTTGGATGTATAAACAATCTACAAATGGGACATGGAATGGGTAGCTTTGGTACAGAATTCAGATTTAGAAATGAAAAAACTGGTAAGTTGGATGGAGAATTAGTTCCAATAAACTTTGCAAAAGTTGCTGAAGGATATGGTGTTAAAACTTATTCAGTAAAAACAGTAGAAGAATTAAGAAATGCTATAGAAGATTCTAAAAAACAAGCAGTTTCTACATTAATAGATATAAAAGTATTACCAAAAACTATGACTCATGGATATGAATCATGGTGGCATGTTGGAGTTGCAGAAGTATCTGAAAAGCCTTCAATACAAAAAGCTTATACAGAAAAAGAACAAGCATTAAAGAAAGCAAGAAGATATTAA
- the iolG gene encoding inositol 2-dehydrogenase, which translates to MLKVGIIGAGRIGKVHTESITKYVPNAEVKAIADPFMNDATAEWAKSMGVKETYKDYKEILNDPEIEAVLVCSSTNTHSQISIEALQAGKNVFCEKPVDHDLGRIKKVLEEVEKSGKKFQVGFNRRFDHNFKAIKDAVLAGKVGDPHIIRVTSRDPEAPPAEYVKVSGGIFLDMTIHDFDMVRFLSGSEVEEVYANGAVLVDPAIGEAGDIDTAIITLKFANGALGVIDNSRRAAYGYDQRAEVFGSKGSVATANDTLSTAVISTEEGIASEKPLYFFLERYMQSFAEEVRQFVNAIVNDTEVPVNANDGLQPVLIGLAAKKSLEEGRPVKLSEFKF; encoded by the coding sequence ATGTTAAAAGTAGGTATTATTGGTGCAGGAAGAATCGGAAAAGTTCATACAGAAAGTATCACTAAGTATGTTCCAAATGCTGAAGTTAAAGCAATAGCAGATCCATTTATGAATGATGCAACAGCTGAATGGGCAAAATCAATGGGAGTTAAAGAAACTTATAAAGATTATAAAGAAATCTTAAATGACCCAGAAATTGAAGCGGTTTTAGTTTGTTCTTCAACTAACACTCACTCACAAATTTCAATAGAAGCTTTACAAGCAGGAAAAAACGTTTTCTGTGAAAAACCAGTTGATCATGACCTTGGAAGAATTAAAAAAGTTTTAGAGGAAGTGGAAAAATCAGGAAAGAAGTTCCAAGTTGGATTTAATAGAAGATTTGACCACAACTTTAAGGCTATAAAAGATGCAGTTTTAGCTGGTAAAGTTGGAGATCCACATATAATTAGAGTTACATCAAGAGACCCAGAAGCACCTCCAGCTGAATATGTAAAAGTTTCAGGCGGAATATTCTTAGATATGACAATACATGACTTTGATATGGTTCGTTTCTTATCAGGAAGTGAAGTTGAAGAAGTTTATGCAAACGGCGCAGTTTTAGTTGACCCTGCAATAGGAGAAGCTGGAGATATAGATACAGCAATCATTACATTAAAATTTGCAAATGGTGCATTAGGAGTAATTGATAATAGCAGACGTGCAGCTTATGGATATGATCAAAGAGCTGAAGTATTTGGTTCAAAAGGATCAGTTGCTACTGCAAACGATACATTATCAACAGCAGTAATAAGTACTGAAGAAGGAATAGCTTCTGAAAAACCACTATATTTCTTCTTAGAAAGATACATGCAATCATTTGCTGAAGAAGTAAGACAATTTGTAAATGCAATTGTAAACGATACAGAAGTACCAGTAAATGCTAACGATGGATTACAACCAGTATTAATTGGACTTGCAGCTAAGAAATCATTAGAAGAAGGAAGACCAGTTAAACTTTCTGAATTCAAATTTTAA
- a CDS encoding Gfo/Idh/MocA family oxidoreductase has translation MKKVKFGIVGLGRLGRKHAENLAFRIPNAELLAVCSVVKEEVEEVKNAWGIKYGYTDFDEMLKNKELDAIFISSPSGFHCEQIEKALDAGFHVFSEKPLGLYLEEAKRVAKAVNEHKDQIFMVGFMRRYDNSYAYAKKKIEEGAIGKPVLIRCYGLDPAGSMEGFLKFAKSNYSGGLFLDMAVHDLDLARWYLGSEADTVWAIGGAYEYPEFDEINDAETGASLVKFKNGTMGVFVAGRNCAHGYHIETEIIGTKGTLRVGTVPQKNLVTVFDETGARQECVQGFPERFDQAYLSETEEFVKCVLENRKPGVVVEDGVKSTALAYACKESFETGNLVKVED, from the coding sequence GTGAAAAAGGTTAAGTTTGGAATAGTTGGACTTGGAAGACTTGGAAGAAAGCATGCTGAAAATCTTGCTTTCAGAATTCCCAATGCAGAACTTTTAGCAGTATGTAGTGTAGTTAAAGAAGAAGTTGAAGAAGTTAAGAATGCATGGGGAATTAAGTATGGATACACTGACTTTGATGAGATGCTTAAAAATAAAGAACTAGATGCTATATTTATATCATCACCTTCAGGGTTTCATTGTGAGCAAATTGAAAAAGCGCTAGATGCTGGTTTTCATGTGTTTAGTGAAAAACCACTAGGACTATACCTAGAAGAAGCTAAGAGAGTTGCAAAAGCAGTTAATGAACATAAAGATCAAATATTTATGGTTGGTTTTATGAGAAGATATGATAATTCTTATGCGTATGCTAAAAAGAAAATAGAAGAGGGTGCAATTGGTAAGCCTGTTCTTATAAGATGTTATGGTTTAGATCCAGCAGGTTCTATGGAAGGTTTCTTAAAATTTGCTAAAAGTAATTATAGTGGCGGATTATTCTTAGATATGGCTGTACATGATCTTGACCTTGCAAGATGGTATCTTGGATCAGAAGCTGATACAGTATGGGCTATAGGTGGCGCATATGAATATCCTGAATTTGATGAAATAAATGATGCTGAAACAGGAGCTTCGTTAGTTAAATTTAAGAATGGAACAATGGGAGTATTTGTAGCAGGAAGAAATTGTGCTCACGGATATCATATAGAAACTGAAATTATAGGAACAAAAGGGACATTAAGAGTTGGAACAGTTCCTCAAAAGAACCTAGTTACAGTATTTGATGAAACAGGAGCAAGACAAGAATGTGTTCAAGGATTCCCAGAAAGATTTGATCAAGCATACTTAAGCGAAACAGAAGAATTTGTTAAATGTGTTTTAGAAAACAGAAAACCAGGAGTAGTTGTTGAAGATGGTGTTAAATCTACTGCACTTGCATATGCTTGCAAAGAATCATTTGAAACAGGAAATTTAGTAAAAGTAGAAGACTAA
- the iolC gene encoding 5-dehydro-2-deoxygluconokinase: MNNIKFDNSRKYDVIPIGRVAIDFNPTDIHKPLEESRNFNKYVGGSPANIAVGLARLGKKVGFIGTVSDDQFGKFVTDYFKNEGIDTSHISVAKNGESLGLTFTEILSPTESSILMYRNGIADLQLSPEDIDEDYIKSAKMIVVSGTALAASPSREACFKAIEFAKKHGTKVLFDVDYREYNWKSLDEIAVYYSLAGKMSDIVMGSREEFDLMERLMVESSTDRETADRWIGFGNKIVVIKHGKDGSTAYTEDGQSFSIKPFPIKLLKSFGGGDAYGSAFMYALLEGWEIIDALEFGSASAAMLVSSHSCSEDMPTVEAVKEFIRQKKEEYGEMIARA, translated from the coding sequence ATGAATAATATAAAATTTGATAATTCAAGAAAATATGATGTAATCCCAATAGGAAGAGTAGCAATAGATTTTAATCCAACTGATATTCATAAACCATTAGAAGAAAGTAGAAACTTCAATAAATATGTTGGGGGTTCTCCAGCAAATATAGCTGTTGGACTTGCTAGATTAGGAAAAAAAGTAGGATTTATAGGAACAGTTTCAGACGATCAATTCGGAAAATTTGTTACTGACTATTTTAAAAATGAAGGAATAGATACTTCACACATATCAGTAGCTAAAAATGGTGAATCTTTAGGACTAACTTTCACTGAAATTTTAAGCCCAACTGAAAGTAGTATATTGATGTACAGAAATGGAATAGCTGACCTTCAATTATCTCCAGAAGATATAGATGAAGATTATATCAAAAGTGCAAAAATGATAGTTGTATCAGGTACTGCACTTGCAGCAAGTCCATCAAGAGAAGCTTGTTTTAAAGCTATTGAATTTGCTAAAAAACATGGTACAAAAGTTTTATTTGATGTAGATTACAGAGAATATAACTGGAAATCATTAGATGAAATCGCTGTTTACTATTCTTTAGCTGGAAAAATGAGTGACATAGTAATGGGATCAAGAGAAGAATTTGATTTAATGGAAAGATTAATGGTTGAATCAAGTACAGATAGAGAAACAGCTGACAGATGGATTGGATTTGGAAATAAGATAGTAGTTATTAAACACGGTAAAGATGGTTCAACTGCTTACACTGAAGACGGACAAAGTTTCTCAATAAAACCATTCCCAATTAAGCTATTAAAATCTTTCGGTGGTGGAGATGCGTATGGTTCAGCATTCATGTATGCATTACTTGAAGGATGGGAAATAATCGATGCTTTAGAATTTGGGAGTGCTTCAGCAGCAATGTTAGTTTCAAGCCATAGCTGTTCAGAAGATATGCCAACAGTAGAAGCTGTTAAAGAATTTATAAGACAGAAAAAAGAAGAATATGGTGAAATGATAGCTAGAGCTTAA